In the Advenella kashmirensis WT001 genome, one interval contains:
- a CDS encoding Fic family protein: MPDVSNGGYVDAISTQQYLTRVKPLRIRRWRINDNLPGVPAFCPLVRRTKAVQEALQFDLDAALRELNQTFGADILMRTASWLTFKESRASFLIEKEADKADRIQRFAHVIAKYCGHIEDPLSNDSLHTLQAGILGHEAIGLGLRSSPVFVGQATMREDIVHYIAPQFETLLQLLDGLKAFELATRGAEPLARAAALAFAFVYIHPMRDGNGRIHRFLINDTLIRDKAVPDGVILPVSATITSSIDFRARYDRTLEVFSRPFMQRYATAYRFGELVVYEDGTQSNLVFDDYEDAQFAWRYPDLTEHVLYTAQVVAHTIRTEMADEARVLVIFQRAQERLKDVLEMSDEDANRIIRSLKENGWQVSGKLKKAYPQLDNADRAERILAAVRSAFEE; this comes from the coding sequence GTGCCAGATGTTAGCAATGGTGGCTACGTCGATGCCATTTCAACACAGCAGTACTTGACCCGCGTTAAGCCATTGCGGATACGGCGCTGGCGTATCAACGATAACCTTCCCGGTGTGCCGGCGTTCTGTCCTCTGGTCCGCCGTACTAAGGCCGTGCAGGAAGCGCTGCAATTTGACCTGGATGCTGCACTGCGCGAGTTGAACCAGACCTTTGGCGCCGACATCCTGATGCGTACGGCTAGCTGGCTGACGTTCAAAGAATCACGTGCGAGCTTTCTGATCGAGAAAGAAGCTGACAAGGCTGACAGAATCCAGCGATTTGCCCATGTAATCGCAAAATACTGTGGCCACATCGAGGATCCGCTGAGCAATGATAGCCTGCACACATTGCAAGCCGGCATTCTAGGCCATGAGGCCATCGGACTGGGCCTGCGAAGCTCCCCAGTTTTCGTGGGGCAGGCAACCATGCGCGAGGATATCGTGCACTACATTGCCCCACAATTTGAGACACTGCTCCAACTGCTTGATGGCTTGAAAGCATTCGAGCTGGCAACACGGGGAGCCGAGCCGTTGGCTCGGGCCGCAGCACTCGCCTTCGCCTTTGTGTATATACACCCCATGCGGGATGGCAATGGTCGAATCCATCGCTTCCTGATCAATGACACCCTGATCCGCGATAAGGCAGTGCCTGATGGCGTGATTCTACCGGTGTCGGCCACCATCACGAGTTCGATTGATTTTCGGGCGCGCTATGACCGTACGCTGGAAGTGTTTTCACGGCCATTTATGCAACGCTACGCAACAGCCTACCGATTTGGTGAACTCGTCGTGTACGAGGATGGTACCCAGAGCAACCTGGTCTTCGATGACTACGAAGACGCGCAATTTGCATGGCGCTATCCCGATTTGACCGAACACGTCCTATACACGGCTCAGGTCGTTGCGCATACGATTCGCACCGAGATGGCTGATGAGGCACGCGTGCTGGTCATCTTCCAGCGCGCTCAGGAGCGACTCAAAGATGTACTGGAAATGTCGGATGAGGACGCGAACCGCATCATTCGCTCCCTCAAGGAGAACGGCTGGCAGGTATCTGGCAAGCTGAAAAAAGCGTATCCACAGTTGGACAACGCTGACCGGGCGGAACGTATTCTGGCAGCTGTGCGCTCCGCATTCGAAGAATGA
- a CDS encoding TetR/AcrR family transcriptional regulator, producing MRADAKKNYDHVLSVARGVVSEHGADASMRDIARRAGVGLATLLRHFPTREALFDALLRENLDALTQKAVELETSAPPDEALVSWFREGVAFVLSYSGVVALMASAHEDPESALFVSCAAVHEAGARLLLRAQAEGTARPDMQGIDLFALMSALGWIGDQSAFAPRGDYLFDVIASAILTKPSGGEFKKGKKAKKAAK from the coding sequence ATGCGAGCAGACGCAAAAAAAAATTACGACCATGTTCTTTCAGTCGCGCGGGGCGTGGTTAGCGAACATGGTGCCGATGCGTCCATGCGGGATATCGCACGTCGTGCCGGGGTCGGGTTGGCCACCCTGCTGCGGCATTTCCCCACGCGCGAAGCCTTGTTCGACGCCTTGCTGCGCGAAAATCTGGACGCACTCACGCAAAAGGCAGTTGAACTTGAAACGTCAGCGCCCCCAGACGAAGCGCTGGTGTCGTGGTTTCGTGAAGGCGTGGCATTTGTTCTGAGCTATAGCGGCGTGGTGGCTTTGATGGCAAGCGCCCACGAGGACCCGGAGTCCGCGCTTTTCGTTTCCTGCGCCGCCGTGCACGAAGCGGGCGCGCGACTATTGCTGCGTGCCCAGGCCGAGGGGACAGCGCGCCCCGATATGCAAGGGATAGACCTGTTCGCCCTCATGTCCGCACTCGGCTGGATCGGCGACCAATCTGCATTCGCGCCACGAGGAGATTATCTTTTTGATGTTATTGCGAGTGCAATTTTGACAAAACCGTCTGGCGGCGAGTTCAAAAAGGGCAAGAAAGCCAAAAAGGCGGCGAAATAA
- a CDS encoding PA4780 family RIO1-like protein kinase — protein sequence MKVPKRLVPLLEEGLIDEVLSQLMSGKEATVYVVRSGDATRCAKVYKDAKQRSFRQAASYRDGRKVQNSRQARAMEKGSRYGRQMQEEVWQNAEVNALFQLANAGVRVPQPYICTDGVLLMELVMDADGDVAPRLNDVDLTQERALQLHAMLLNQVVRMLCAGVIHGDLSEYNILLAADGPVIIDLPQAVDAAANTEACEMLVRDVNNLAAYFGRFAPQLLSASYGKEIWTLYEAGELNVDVELTGYVEADTRPVDMDSLLLELEDSRLEEEARLRREQQLAST from the coding sequence ATGAAAGTGCCCAAGCGGCTGGTGCCGTTGCTTGAAGAAGGCCTAATCGACGAAGTCCTTAGCCAGCTGATGAGCGGCAAGGAAGCCACCGTATACGTTGTGCGCAGTGGCGATGCCACACGTTGCGCAAAAGTGTACAAAGATGCCAAGCAGCGCAGCTTTCGGCAGGCCGCGTCGTACCGGGACGGCCGCAAGGTACAAAACTCCAGGCAGGCCCGCGCCATGGAAAAAGGCAGCCGCTACGGCCGCCAGATGCAGGAAGAAGTCTGGCAGAACGCCGAAGTAAACGCATTATTCCAACTGGCGAACGCCGGCGTGCGCGTGCCCCAACCCTATATTTGCACCGACGGCGTGTTGCTGATGGAACTGGTGATGGATGCGGATGGCGATGTCGCGCCGCGCCTTAACGACGTGGATCTGACCCAGGAACGTGCCCTGCAGCTGCACGCCATGCTGCTTAACCAGGTGGTACGCATGCTTTGTGCAGGCGTCATACACGGCGATCTGTCCGAATACAACATCCTGCTTGCCGCCGACGGCCCGGTCATTATTGATCTACCCCAGGCCGTTGACGCCGCCGCGAACACCGAAGCATGCGAGATGCTGGTGCGCGACGTAAACAACCTTGCGGCGTATTTCGGGCGCTTTGCCCCACAACTGCTGTCTGCCAGCTATGGCAAGGAAATATGGACACTTTACGAAGCGGGTGAACTGAACGTGGATGTTGAGCTGACCGGCTATGTTGAAGCTGACACCCGCCCCGTGGATATGGACAGCCTGCTGCTGGAACTGGAAGATAGTCGCCTGGAAGAAGAGGCGCGGCTGCGCCGCGAGCAACAATTGGCCAGCACCTAG
- a CDS encoding transporter substrate-binding domain-containing protein has product MKFRLKSVFALFTLVGAMGGGLSAANANTLAQVMEQKVLRVAIDLNAPPYGMTDDKVTAIGSDVETAQLIADSLGVKLQVVPTTQANRIPFLLTNKADVVISSLSITPERAKVVDFSIPYADNKAVVAVAKDSPIKEMKDLVGKTVVTARGTTNDQQLTKQAPPGTNIVRFENDATAITAITSGQSSIFATAPSIIGALNKKYPAKAMDIRIVMSSAKLAIGVAKNNPEIKEKMNELVRANLKNGKLNAIYKKYHQTDLPADVVAMGN; this is encoded by the coding sequence ATGAAATTTCGACTTAAATCCGTATTTGCACTTTTTACCTTGGTCGGGGCGATGGGAGGCGGGCTATCGGCAGCCAATGCGAATACGTTAGCGCAAGTCATGGAGCAAAAAGTATTGCGCGTGGCGATTGATTTGAATGCGCCACCTTACGGCATGACAGATGACAAGGTAACAGCGATTGGTTCAGACGTAGAAACTGCGCAATTGATTGCGGACAGTCTGGGCGTAAAACTTCAGGTGGTGCCAACAACACAGGCCAATCGCATTCCGTTCTTGTTGACCAATAAGGCAGATGTGGTCATTTCAAGTCTGTCGATCACGCCAGAACGCGCCAAAGTGGTTGATTTTTCTATTCCCTATGCAGACAACAAAGCGGTCGTTGCCGTAGCCAAGGATTCGCCCATTAAAGAGATGAAAGACCTGGTTGGTAAAACCGTTGTGACTGCCAGAGGCACGACCAATGACCAACAGTTAACGAAGCAGGCGCCACCCGGCACCAATATTGTTCGTTTTGAAAATGATGCAACGGCCATTACCGCCATTACCAGTGGACAAAGCAGTATTTTTGCCACTGCACCATCAATCATCGGCGCATTGAATAAAAAATATCCGGCTAAAGCAATGGATATCCGAATCGTGATGTCCAGCGCCAAACTGGCCATTGGTGTTGCTAAAAACAACCCGGAAATCAAGGAAAAAATGAATGAACTGGTGCGCGCGAACCTGAAGAATGGCAAGTTAAATGCGATTTATAAAAAATATCACCAGACCGATTTGCCTGCAGATGTCGTTGCGATGGGCAACTGA
- a CDS encoding NADPH-dependent F420 reductase — protein sequence MSYSIIGFGSVGQALARSFARKNIQVSVAGRRAPEALTQQAQAIGPTVVPTTLQEAIASDIIFLAVPFREYREVARQLNSWQGKTIIDATNAYGIPEDELEGQPSATVVAKAFSGASVVKGFNHLVAAVLGADPSVNGGSRVVFLSSDDESAVPPVAALAEQLGFAPIALGPFKEGGALVHGSGNTWGKLIFKDLVRFK from the coding sequence ATGAGTTATTCAATAATTGGTTTTGGTTCGGTAGGCCAGGCGCTTGCCAGATCGTTTGCAAGAAAGAACATCCAGGTAAGCGTTGCCGGCCGACGTGCGCCCGAGGCGTTGACGCAGCAGGCACAAGCGATTGGGCCGACCGTTGTACCCACGACGCTGCAGGAGGCTATCGCGTCCGACATAATCTTCCTGGCAGTGCCTTTTCGGGAATATCGCGAAGTGGCCAGGCAGTTGAATAGCTGGCAGGGCAAGACGATTATCGACGCGACAAATGCCTATGGTATTCCTGAGGACGAGCTGGAAGGGCAACCATCGGCCACCGTTGTCGCCAAGGCATTTTCCGGCGCCAGCGTTGTCAAGGGCTTTAACCATTTGGTTGCAGCCGTTCTGGGCGCTGATCCGAGCGTGAATGGCGGAAGCCGCGTCGTGTTTTTATCAAGCGACGACGAAAGTGCAGTGCCGCCAGTTGCGGCGCTGGCAGAGCAACTTGGCTTTGCACCGATTGCGCTGGGGCCGTTTAAGGAAGGCGGCGCGCTTGTTCACGGCAGCGGCAATACCTGGGGGAAATTGATTTTCAAGGATCTGGTCAGGTTCAAATAG
- a CDS encoding SDR family NAD(P)-dependent oxidoreductase, with the protein MGKLQGKVAVVTGGSSGMALASAKRFVEEGAYVFITGRRQEALDEAVKQIGRNVTGVRADSANLDDLDRLFETVKREKGKIDVLYASAGTGEAVPLGEVTEQHFDKTFDLNTRGTLFTVQKALPLFNDGGSIFMTGSIASVKGFPDFSVYAGSKAALHAFARGWLNELKGRKIRVNVLSPGQIATPIQEQLFDEATIRAFESLVPRGKMGKPEEIAAAALFLASDDSSFVNGVELYVDGGTAAI; encoded by the coding sequence ATGGGAAAGCTACAAGGCAAGGTTGCTGTTGTTACGGGCGGGTCTAGCGGTATGGCACTGGCCAGTGCCAAGCGGTTTGTTGAAGAGGGCGCCTATGTGTTTATCACGGGCAGAAGGCAAGAGGCATTGGACGAAGCCGTCAAGCAGATTGGTCGAAACGTGACCGGCGTGCGTGCGGATTCGGCCAATTTGGACGATCTTGACCGCTTGTTTGAGACAGTTAAGCGGGAGAAAGGCAAGATCGATGTCCTGTACGCGAGTGCCGGCACGGGCGAAGCCGTCCCGCTGGGCGAGGTTACGGAGCAGCACTTTGATAAAACCTTTGATCTGAACACGCGCGGCACGCTGTTTACAGTTCAGAAGGCGTTGCCGCTGTTTAACGATGGCGGATCCATCTTCATGACCGGGTCCATTGCGTCGGTGAAAGGGTTTCCAGATTTCAGCGTGTATGCGGGTAGCAAGGCAGCATTGCATGCTTTCGCACGCGGATGGCTTAACGAACTAAAGGGCAGGAAAATCCGGGTAAATGTGCTCAGTCCCGGGCAGATCGCTACACCAATTCAGGAGCAGCTTTTTGACGAAGCAACCATTCGCGCTTTCGAATCCCTGGTTCCACGCGGCAAGATGGGCAAGCCTGAAGAAATTGCGGCAGCCGCGCTGTTTCTGGCCTCAGACGATTCGAGCTTTGTAAATGGCGTGGAGTTGTATGTGGATGGTGGTACAGCGGCCATCTGA